GTTAACATGCCATCCAGACAAGAACCCAGACAACCCAAAAGCAGGTGAGTgagacagtttttgttttgcatttaccGTTTTCTCACATGATCTCCAAACCTTATCTGACAGAGATGCATATAAAGATGCAAATGATTTGATGCATAAAAGTTCTGGTGTAGATCCACATCTCTTGGCTTGCTAGCTGCGCACTTGGTAAAGTAGTGCAGGTAATTGTCAGATTCAGAGCAGGTGAGTGTAGTGGTGAGAATGCATCTCCTTTTGAGGGCTATGTGGGAGGAAGTAAAACTTCAGAAAATTTCCCTACCTGACTGTCCCAGGTTCATGTGTCTTCTGTCTCCATTCTGAGGCATTGACCGCTGCCACTGAGGAGTTAGTTATGACCACTCACTGAGTTGCCATTAAGGTCCAGGGCCAAAAATGAATGCTCCAGAGTAACATTCTCACAGCGTTAAACTCTGCCAGATGTCCTGGCCACAGCACTCTGTCGCAAGGCAACCAGCGCATGTTTCTCCCGCCAGCTTTTTAGCTAGAACAACATGGCCAGCATCACCATCCTCACCACCCTCATCCACACTCTGTCCTCCCTGGGTTCATGTGTCCTTCTGCAGCTTGGTGCCAACCAGCATGTCAACAATTAGACCAGAAAATCTCAGCGTAGCTTTTTGTCAATAGGGAAAAAATGCACCTTGGACAAGAAGCTGGTCACGAGGTATGTTTTCAAGTTAGGTTTATGTGGTTTCTGGATGGTTCAGACAATTCCTGATTAtgtcaggaaaaaaaggaaattggtAGGGTTGAGAGGGATAACACAAAAGCAGGGGGTCGGTTTCCCAGAAATGGAAAAGTAGTGGTTTGGAGGGCCTCAACACTTGAACCCGCGCATGAAGAGAATTGGACTCTATCGCACGAGAGCGGAGCAAGTCTTGGGACTTGCTGCCCCTCAGGGGAGGGTTGTTTGCATGTAAGAGGTGACATAGGGGTCACAATTCTTCACTGATTGACAATACCCCTCCCCACTATCCCCTCTCCCCTCTAAATACCCCATATTGTGACACTCTGAGGTGCCTGGTGGGCATGGCAGGTTGCCCCCAGTTGGATTTCATTCCAGCCCATTATATGCGTGTAGGTAACCTGACCGCCTCCACTGGCAGCGCGATCTCGAGAGCCTTCTGTTAGTGTGCAATGCCAGTCCTCACAGGGAGTAACAGTATCAGTCTGTTAGGCCTCCCATAAGTGAATGATTAAGCCTGGCTAGTATCGTGCAGTAATGTGCTGTTTGGAGGACaatctgggggggggggggggattgtgGTCTCCCAGTGTACAtttgtctgtgcgtgtgtgttaaaTGACAACTGGTGTAGTGGTATTTGCAGCAGGGGGAGCCAAGGGAATGCACGGCCGTGTCACTGGAGGAAACAAGTTTTGTGAGACCTGCGGCAAATTTTGAGACATGAAATGTCGCAGTTTGTATTGGCTCCATGTCCCATCATCTCGAGGCATTTGTAGACCTAACGCTGCTTTTGGATTAGGTGCCCTGTCCTTCTCAGTCACCCCATTTCagtataatttctttttttgtttcaaactgGCACAATTATCAACCTATCAACCTTTTTATAAACCTTTAGCcacgtttttctttttcataggTGATATCCCACAAGATAAAAGTTGAAGGCAGTAATGTGAGAAAATGCTCTTgttctgcctttttttcttttcttttagttgAGCTCTTCCACCAGTTATCCCAGGCTCTTGAGGTGCTAACTGATGCCGCCGCCAAGGTAAGACCGCTGGTGCCTTGCAACCTCTAATATGGATCCTAGCCCTCAAGTAAACCGAAACACAGCAAGCCCAGCAAGGAGTGATCCTGAAGTCTAACGCTTTTTTTCAGGCTGCTTATGACAAGATTTGTGCTGCCaagaaacaagcagaagaaagaaacaagaaactagatagcaaaagaaagaaaattaaacttGGTGAGTCATTTTTCTGCTGCATCCCAGAGATTATTTAGTGATATTATCTTGTGTTTCTTTCTAATTGTCAAGTTTTAATGCTGAAGtactgttttctctttaaagaataataataataagtcaGTCAATCAATACTATGAGTATATGATGGAGATGTGGATTAGTTTGTATGTGTTGTTTTGACAGACTTGGAGGCCAGAGAGCGACAAGCAGAAGCTCAAAGCCAGGAGGAAGTGCAGATCACTAGAACACTCGAGGAAGAGGTATCGTATTTTATAGAAATCACATTAGCAAAGACACTGCGCTACAATTTGCCTTAAGAGGctgcagaaaattaaaaatttcaCTATACTGCAGGTATAAGTGCTGTATTGGAAAATGCATCTAGGAAAACTCTAAAGCACACCCAGGtgcttttattctgtttttcatCAAATAGTTTTTCCTGATTGAGTTGAACTCTTCCAAATACTTGGGTCACGAACAAAGGCTCTGTATAAGAGCTCctctctttattttgttttttcacagacATGTCATAATTATCAGTAAGGTCATTAGGTGATATTGCATGACTCGGTGCAGTTTGTGCAGAACACCCATAAATAAAAATGGTGTGcatgcttccactgtgagtaaTTTCCATGCGCTCAAGGTGCTTCATGCATATACATAAGGAAGGAGGCCATAACCAGCAGGTGGCACTGTTCCATTTTCTGACTTCATCAAGGTGTTTGCGCCTTAAGTGATGAAACAAGCTGGTTTGTATGGCCTCCTTGAGTAGAGGACATAAACACAGAATTGCAGAGTAATAAAGCTGATCATATTCCAACAGCTGTTGTCTTAACATGTGCTGTCACTTAATACTTGGCCACCTGTTCATTTACATCTCTGCATTTTCTGTGCACCTTCTCCAAGATTGCCCGCTTGAGGGAGGAGGGATCCAGACAGCTCGAAGAGGAGCAGAGGCTCATCAGAGAGCAGatccagagagaaagagaagcacATCAACATGGAGGAGACCACACTCAGAGAAGTACGTGCACTCCTGTGATTTAACCAATCCGTGCTGGTCTGAGTTAGCTAAACCAGTTTATTGTAGTCCTGACATTTTTTATATCATCCCAAAGCCTTGTTGGAGTGAACCCCCTGTGTTTCCCATCCCTCGTCGTGTCAGCACAACCACAGCAGCCACCAGGCTCCCTGTGGCTCACCAAGTATTATTCACATGATAGACTATAACAATAACTGAAATTATATTGGAAGAGGTCTATTTTAGTTTCTTGGCAAGATAGCAAAGGGATGCCAATCACTGCGTACACACAGCGGTCCATCAAACTTTTAACCTCATGGTAATATTTTTTGCAGCAAAAGGAAGGCAGCGTGTATATACTTAGGAAAACAACTGACTGCTGCCCTAAACTAGACCCCTTTTGTGGCCGGACAATTACTAATGCATTGTCAGTATGTCTTCTGCGTCTTTTCCATTTGCACGCACACAGCCCTCCCCTGGATCAGCAAGAGCTATACATTTAACACATGACATCCATTTTAAAATTGCTGTCTATCTGCACGAGTCCCTCGACTGCTCTCTTGCGTATAATATTTCAGGAAAACAatagtttctttgtttttttttcacttctctgtctcatcccccccccccctctgttgCGTTTTGTCAGACTCAGGAGTGGAGAGATGTTCCAAGAGCAACGTAACCCCAAAATTGAAGGTAAGGCTCAGAATATGTGAAGAGAGGTCAGAGTTGGGGTGAATAATGTAGTAAGAGAATAATGTAGGTCCCTCAGTAACGTGGAGGAGCGACTGCTATATCTGAGTGAAATTTCAGGCAGGATCTCAGCGGGGAGTTTGATAAAAACCTTTTGCCATTTGTGTTTCATTATTGGAGACCACATAAGTTGCCTCACTACTGAGCACACATGCTATTCTGAAGCCCATTCCTCTTGAGAGGGCACAGTGTCGTCAGGAGACCAGTATCTAAACTAAGAGAAGGCTTATTATATTTCCTCCTGGAAACAGCCGAGTCTGCATGTATTAACATGGGATGTTAGCTAATGTGTTTAGACAGTAAATCTGGTTTTAAAATTTGATAGCCATCTAGTGCAGCAGCATATTCCCTGACGTTTGTGTGTTCagctagaaaaaacaaacagcggCCAGACTGACAGTATCACAAATCATGTTGCATGGACAGGGACACGTTTACTGCAAGATTTATCTCAGAGGCTCTGCTTCTATCTCAGATTGCAGCCCTGCGTGCaatcaaaaatattttcttattaaTAATTTATTGGCTTCCCACATAAGATACCTGCATCTGAACTTCTTAAAAGCATAACATGGAATATAATCTCTAGACAGTTAACCACAGCCATTTTTTCTATATTCAAACTGCCCATTGCTTCTCACTATATAAAGTTTAATTTGATTTTAGAAAATTCTCTATGACTTTAGCATAATTATCAGCTGTGTTGATGACTCACTTTTTGAAGAATAGATCTAAAATTTGAGCAAACGcagcagtgtttctgtgttgcaggCTGAAATCACAGACATCACATCATAGAAATACCTTAGCATTTTATTTGACGATTACCGGGTAAGGAGGTTATCGGTGGGGAGAAGAGAATGCTCTTGGATGGACATTTTCAGCCGTAATTGCTGGTAAAAAGACTCCATTTGCACTTGGAAGTTCCCAGAAATCCTGCTGCTCTGACAGTGAGCAGAATGCTGGAGCTGAATCAACACTTAGCGCTTGCCATTTATAATACTACTCTGAGCAGTTGCTGTGATATTTGCCTCATTTCCCTGTTCTTTGTACATGCATATGAGAAGTTACACAatatctgtctttttttttaggaGTGCGGGAACTCGCATCAGCTTTTAGTGACAGAAATCCAAACGGGGGGGGAATCTTTTAcatatgtttttaaatttttttaaactaaagacACACTAACATTGTTATGTAAGCAAAGAAGTTGACCACAGTTCACATAGCAGAGGACTTCCTCTCTTTTGCCTATGACCGAGCACGTTATTAGACATTGAACTGCTTTGGATTATTTCTTGATTAATTTATGATAGTTAAAGCAGGTGAGTCACCATATTTTCTGTGGTCCAGGCGTCCATGTTTTGAATTTCACTCATTTATCTGGCGCTTTCGGTATGAATGGAAATTGACTGCAGGTCTTGCAGGTGGTGCCATGGTGATGTTCCAAGAGCTTAATAATGTCTTTTTCTCGTAGCTCCAGTGTGTGCTGATGGTTTTTGTAATCTGTGTCTCATCAGAGGCGAGCCCGCCTGGCACGCTTGGCCTCTTTGTCAGCTGACTTTAATCAATTGTGTTCTAATGATTAGACATTATCATGCACTTCTTTAGCTCATGAAAACCTTCTTGACTAATATTAGcctttcctctctctttctctcctccaGTTGAAGTGGAAGTGTAAAAAAGATGATGAGACGAATGGAGGCTACTCTCATGACATTCTGTTTAAACTTCTACAAAAGGTATGCGTTCTGAAAAGAGAATAATTAATGCCACAGTGCTGCAAAGTTATTAGTTTATACTGCAAAACAgttttcctttgcttttagaactatttaaaaaaaattacaacacagtaaaataatttAGGTTTGGCATTATACAGTATTGCCTTAAATAACTACTCTTTTTGTATTGCAAATGAGGTTAGTGTTAAATGAATGCAAAATTCCCATGAATTTATGAGGTATTTATTTGACTAGGTTAGCCAAATGCAATCATTTTCCTCTCTAAAGGGTCTGCAAATTAAATTTCCagggaaaaaaatacactgctgaATTTTTAGGTTTGCTCACTTCCAAAGAAATGCCTCtaaatccagaaaaaaatacatcacataagtcacaAGTTATAAATTGATCCCCAAGCAAAACTTAAGTTGGTACTTGATGGAGAAAGCCTTGTAGGAAAGCACAATGGTAAGATGTTTCTTGAAGTTGGTCactaattcaattcagttttatttatacggcaccaaatcacaatagCAGTCACCTCAAGTCATTTTATATTAGGTAAGGACTGTACAGTAATATAAATAGTATTATAAATATCTacatgtgatgttcttctgtgAGATGCTTATCAATATTTTTTCTCAAATggttacagatttatttttaatgaaacttATGAAGTCATTAGTAGTTAAGGTTAAAGGAATGTTTGgttcaacagagctctgactctttgtcagcctggctacatgCTGAAGACAAACCAAAtcgttcttattttcttcaatcagtgatcaATAGTAAGATGTCCTAGCTTTGTGTGTGAAGAAGACCAAATACATGAAGAGATTGGAACAGATTTTCTAcagggttgaggtctggagactggctaggcttCTCCATAATCATAATGGTCTTCTTCTTTAGTTACTCCTTTGTTACCTTGGTGATGTGTTTTGGGTCACTGTCGTGCTGGAAGACCCATCCTTGACTCATGTTAACTGTTCTGGCTGAGAGAAGGAGGTTCTCATCTGGGATTTTATGGTGCATGGCCCTGTCCATTGTCCTCTCAATGTGGTGAAGTCATCCTGTACCCTCAGCAGAACAACAGCCCCACAGCATTTTTCTACCTCTGTGCTTGACTGTGGGGATGGCGTTCTTTGGGTCATACTCAGCAATACTTTGCCTCCAAACACGGCAGGGTGAGCTGATGCCAAAGAGCTTTCTCCCAAAccttctctgaatc
This is a stretch of genomic DNA from Pelmatolapia mariae isolate MD_Pm_ZW linkage group LG16_19, Pm_UMD_F_2, whole genome shotgun sequence. It encodes these proteins:
- the dnajc17 gene encoding dnaJ homolog subfamily C member 17, whose protein sequence is MSGKAKDILQMDLYGLLGVESTATTKEIKKAYRQKALTCHPDKNPDNPKAVELFHQLSQALEVLTDAAAKAAYDKICAAKKQAEERNKKLDSKRKKIKLDLEARERQAEAQSQEEVQITRTLEEEIARLREEGSRQLEEEQRLIREQIQREREAHQHGGDHTQRNSGVERCSKSNVTPKLKLKWKCKKDDETNGGYSHDILFKLLQKYGDVLNVIISSKKKGSAVAEFATVRAAELAVKNESGVAANPLKISWLEGQPEVFAAASQSGQFMPSQASLSNERDYESIVMMRMRQAAERQKLIEQMQREDEEEAAKL